CCTACGTGGCCGTGGCCACGCGCGAAGGCATGCTGGTCAACCAGCACCTGGGCGAGGCCGCCCGGTTTCAGGTCTGGGGGCAGGGGGCGAGCGGCTTCTACCTCGTGGAGGAACGCCTTGCGCCCAAGCCCGGCTGCGGCCCGGAACGCTGGAAGCAGGTGGCCCATACCCTGCGCGATTGCCGCGCCCTGCTGTGCGCCGCCTTTGGCGCGCACCCGGAAGGGATTCTGGTGGCCGCCGGGGTGAAGCCCGTCGAGGCCTCCGGCTTCATCGAGGATGCACTGGAGGTGGTCTTCGGCAACGGCAACACCGCTCCGTTGCGTGGCCGCAAGGGCGGCGTGGGCAAGACCTCGTGCGCAGGGGGCGGGTGTCGCGGCACCGGCGAGGGCTGTTAGTTTTCGCAAGTTCTCCGTGTGCTGGCTTCGTCAGAAGGTGTCGCTTGCTCCGGTCACGCACCTTTAGTGCGCTCCCGCCGCAACCGCCTCGTCTTCCTTGCCAGCGCACGGATTGCATGCGGAAACCGAAGGCGTGTCGATCCCGCGCGATGGCAGGAACGCCATCCGAAGGCTGAACGCGAAAAAACGGCGGCTCTCCTTGGGGAGGGCCGCCGCATGTTGCGTGCGGGCAGGAAGGCGGGAGGGGGCGCGAAGAGGGAAAGGGGCTACTTTTCCAGCGGCAGGCCCGCCGCGTTCCAGGCCAGCGTGCCGCCGTCCATGTGCAGGACCGACGTGAAGCCGAGTTCGCGGAACACTTCCAGCGCCTTGCTGCTGCGGTTGCCCGAGCGGCAGTAGACGAGATAGGTGCGGTTGCGGTTCAGCGAGCGTACCCGGTCGCGGAATTCCGGCGAGGTGAAGTCGATGTTCCGCGCGCCCTGCAGGTGGCCTTCGGAAAATTCTCCGGGGGTGCGCACGTCCAGCACCATGAAGGCTTCGTCGTTCGCACGCTGTCCCATGACGGTGGCGGCCTCTTGCGGCGTCACGTTGCGCCAGCCCGCGACGTGTCCGTCGATCTGCCCGGCGGTCTGTTGAGCGGCCCTGACAATGTCGGGCGCTATCCGTGGCAGCATGGCCTGCACCGAGTACGCCGCCACGCACAGGGCGGCCAGCCACAACAGCATGGTGCGCAGCGTGGTGCGCTTGCGGGCGTAGGGGATGCGGGCGTGTTCCGCGCGCGGGCTGAATTCTTCGTCGGGTTCGGGACGGTAGGTCATGGCGGCTCCTGCTGCGGGCAAGGCGGTGTGGCCGGAACGGGCGGCACGGCGCGGGAGCACGCCGCCTGCCGATGGCTAGCCATAGATAGGTCCGCGCCGTCCCGCTGGCAACCGTGGCGATGTGCCGCCTGCGTCCAGCGTCCTCTTGCCTTGCTTCGCCGCCGGTCACGCGTTGCCAATATCCGGTCAAGCCGTTGCGTGAAGCGCCACCGTCGCGCTATGCTCTGCCCCATCGACACATGGGAGTGCCGCCATGAAACATACATTGTCCGTGCTGGTGAAGAACAGGGCCGGGGCCGTGGCCGAGGCCACCGACGTCTTCCGGCGCCGGGGCATCAGCTTTCGCTCCATATCCTGCGCCGAGACCGAGGAT
This genomic window from Nitratidesulfovibrio sp. SRB-5 contains:
- a CDS encoding rhodanese-like domain-containing protein; amino-acid sequence: MTYRPEPDEEFSPRAEHARIPYARKRTTLRTMLLWLAALCVAAYSVQAMLPRIAPDIVRAAQQTAGQIDGHVAGWRNVTPQEAATVMGQRANDEAFMVLDVRTPGEFSEGHLQGARNIDFTSPEFRDRVRSLNRNRTYLVYCRSGNRSSKALEVFRELGFTSVLHMDGGTLAWNAAGLPLEK